A genomic window from Prunus persica cultivar Lovell chromosome G2, Prunus_persica_NCBIv2, whole genome shotgun sequence includes:
- the LOC18784879 gene encoding cysteine proteinase inhibitor A produces the protein MADIILGGITDSPGTVNSVETIILARFAIGEHNKEHNGLLEFVRVVNEKRQMVAGMNHYLTIEATDAGKKKLFEARVYVRAWENFKKVSEFKEVKSTEFRKENINLFLLLFFYFFVFIITWSFLRKT, from the exons ATGGCCGATATCATACTTGGCGGAATAACCGATTCTCCAGGAACCGTGAACAGCGTCGAAACCATAATCCTCGCTCGCTTCGCCATCGGAGAACACAACAAGGAG CATAATGGTCTGCTTGAGTTTGTGAGGGTGGTGAATGAAAAGCGGCAAATGGTTGCGGGGATGAATCACTATTTGACTATTGAGGCCACCGACGCGGGCAAGAAGAAGCTCTTTGAAGCCAGGGTCTATGTGAGGGCTTGGGAGAACTTCAAGAAAGTGTCGGAGTTCAAGGAAGTGAAGTCCACGGAATTCCgtaaagaaaacataaatttgtttcttcttttgtttttttatttttttgtttttataattaCCTGGTCATTTCTTCggaaaacataa